AGCATAGAATAGAgatgcaattaattttaatttgacttatttatcttattttatttataactcgCATATGGAttgaaatctgaaataaatgattatcaatattaataatactttttgtataggtaagggtataatttcaaatttagaatttcatcgtgtatgtataaatacaaaaaaaaattaaataattaacgtTAACATATAAGAGTTATCATAGACGAGTGGGTTCGAGAGAAGCTCAGGTGTGGCATATGTGAATGAAACCGTAAGTGGTAAGTGTATCATAACTTCGATAACCAGTTGAACTGGTCTGAGCTTGTCTGATATTTCCGTATTAAGGGTTTACAGTATCTTTGAAACCTGAATTAGAATCTAAGAAAACTGtttcagtgtttttttttatttcacaattaaGATGAacatgagagagagatgaCATGAATTGCACTTTCCGCAAGCTCGGCTTATTCATAATGCACATTTAAGTATTcagttatacatttttttttatttgaaacagaAGATAAAGCTGATTCGTACCAGTAGTACTACtggtaaaacaaaatcaataaatgtaaTGGAAATAACCGGAATAATCAGAGCAAATGTATATATGACTTAgaattatatacttagtatGTATGACTTAGAATTATATACAATGACGTCGAAGtttcacttaaaaataagtactacaAAAGCGAAGCTTTAAGAcaagataaaaacaaaattatgttttagttttaaatctaGAACTGTCGTGCTCATGAGAGTTAATttcacaaattgtttttaaaaggcTATATTTCTCACGGCGAATCTTCAGAAGAAAGCTCGAATAACCTTGAAcgtaaatgaaaaattgtcAATGCTTGTATTACGTCACTTTAAGGCGATCGAGTGTGTCGGTGTCGTATGCTGGGTCATAGGGCCGGTTCTCAGGTGACACATCCCCAGTATAAAAACACCATCCTGCCGGGAGCGATACCAAACGAGGGCCAGTGGTCAATAAAGCACATcatgtataaaaaagtaagataATTAAAGTTGTGACTCCATCGGGAAAACAGTTAAAACGGAAGAaggaaaatcaaaattttatttaaaagtagcTTGTTTCTGATTAAGGAATGTTTCGAAAGACCAAGATCTTCAAATTGACTACTATACAGTTCAATAATGATACTTCAATagatatactattttatagtGAGACTTTGGTCACTCTTCTCATCAAGATAACAATTTCATAACTTTTTTCAGGTCCTCTTCGTCAGCTTCGTGGCAATCTGCTACTCTAGTCCAATCCCCGAAGACCAAGCGTTCTCCTCGCAGAGCATCATCCGGCACAATGATCCCAATCAGCCACAATACATTCAACACCCAGCGCAACTCCAGATCGAGCACCAACAATTACTTCAACATGGACCTCTCGTCCATCATTTTGATAGTGCACCTCTTATTCATTCCGCACCAGTCGTTCATGCCATTCATACTCCAGTAGTCCACGCCGCTCCTGTGGTACATACACCTGTAGTGCATGCCTCTCCGTTGAGCCTGGTGCATCATGTGGCTCCTGTACATCATGCTCCAGTGGTCCAGCATGTGGCTCCCGCGGTAGTAGGCCGCACGGAACGCGTGGAAGAATACGTAAGTTTATAAATCATTCTTGCATCATAATTTAAGCAATCGTAACATGGCGTATTAATTCCAAATTTGCAGTGCAAGACGGTAGAATTCCTAAGctaattaatacattattattggtACGTTACGCAGCCGCAATATTTTCTCGAATTGGTTGTTAAAGTCTGCTAACTGCTGtgaattcgaattttaaatcaacatcatcaaaataattcaaaagaaTATATTCCAAAAATTGGGAACACCGatgtacatttataattatttgctttgcatattataatttattacattatgatcactttgaaatatgtaatattaatacataatttatgaaCATGATGCGAACACAGCTGGCGTTTCAAAAATCTTACGCGTGTTACAATTGTACGCACTCAAATTTGCTAACAAAGAAAGTGAAAGGAATATAAAACTATGATTAAAAATGTGATCAGTTAACACAATCCTTAGAATGACTATTTCTATAGAGAGCGTATTCGGATCGTTGGTACATTTTCAgtaccagtagtttgtagtaaCATTATGATATTGCTTGTATTGTAAACATTTCAGATTTCGGGAAGAGCCAAACTTATAACTTTGTGGTTACTATTGGGATTAGGGTCCCATGTGgactcaatttattttaattaacggATTATTTTCCAGATTTTGATTTCTGAAGTCATTACTTTGCACAGaaacttgaaattattttagtaccaccaaatctaattatttatttataactattaaatattaattcgtAATTGCGTGTACTCCATAACATAGAGAAAAATAGATACTTACTCTATAttgatatcaaattaaatgtttattgtgcAAGCCCCTTGTCATTACAAGACGAAAGTTTTGTAACATCAATACGGCTATCAATCTATCACGCTgggattattattaatgtatatttatcacTAACTTCGTTACTAGTGTAGTTTACTTACACAGCTGTGACTATGCGGGGCAGGATAGAGTGACATGAATTTACATGACTAATAGTTTCACGTCTTTATCTCCTATGAGT
This sequence is a window from Plodia interpunctella isolate USDA-ARS_2022_Savannah chromosome 6, ilPloInte3.2, whole genome shotgun sequence. Protein-coding genes within it:
- the LOC128670897 gene encoding cuticle protein 8-like, which codes for MYKKVLFVSFVAICYSSPIPEDQAFSSQSIIRHNDPNQPQYIQHPAQLQIEHQQLLQHGPLVHHFDSAPLIHSAPVVHAIHTPVVHAAPVVHTPVVHASPLSLVHHVAPVHHAPVVQHVAPAVVGRTERVEEYPPAHYEFSYSVEDPQTGDHKSQRESRDGDVVKGEYSLLQPDGSIRKVEYTADSQNGFNAVVHNSAPGPDVVVPTPVHPTSAIPAPAQYAH